The following proteins are co-located in the Brevibacillus laterosporus DSM 25 genome:
- the ylbJ gene encoding sporulation integral membrane protein YlbJ: protein MSHRSPYLTISLAILSLLLVFVLIINPEPSFQAAVRGLNIWWEVVFPALLPFIFVSEVLMGVGVVHFIGVLLEPLMRPLFNVPGTGGFVLTMGFSSGYPVAANLTTRLRERGHITKVEGERLVTFATTGDPLFVIGAVAVGFFNSEQLGYVIAFTHYSAAILLGILYRMYSPASSITATYEKSQHPLLYRALQAMHRARISDNRPFGKLMGDAVQSALQTLMVVGGFIIMFSVLLQMMQTVGITNLLNRILFLLLGPVGFTDAMGKAGLAGLFEVTMGAQNTSEIQDISMMTKAAITAAIISWGGLSVHAQVASILSKTDISVKPYLIGRAIHATLAAFLTIVFWKPLTIITQNVNTSIPAFLPSEHLLQAKSWWLIFSQMSTIAACIAIVLFLICFLLHKLWKQ, encoded by the coding sequence ATGTCGCATCGTTCTCCTTATCTCACAATTAGCTTGGCGATTTTGTCGCTCCTTTTGGTTTTCGTGCTTATTATTAATCCGGAGCCTTCCTTTCAAGCTGCTGTTCGCGGATTAAACATCTGGTGGGAAGTTGTCTTTCCTGCTCTTCTCCCTTTTATATTTGTATCGGAGGTTCTGATGGGAGTTGGTGTTGTTCATTTTATCGGGGTATTGCTGGAGCCACTGATGCGTCCTCTATTTAATGTACCTGGTACAGGAGGGTTCGTACTGACAATGGGGTTCTCTTCTGGCTATCCAGTCGCTGCCAATTTAACCACTCGATTACGGGAGAGAGGCCACATTACAAAAGTAGAAGGAGAGAGGCTCGTTACCTTTGCTACCACAGGAGATCCGCTATTTGTTATCGGAGCAGTAGCTGTTGGTTTTTTTAACAGCGAACAGCTTGGATATGTAATCGCCTTTACCCATTATAGTGCTGCTATCCTGCTTGGCATTCTCTATCGTATGTACTCCCCTGCTTCCTCCATTACAGCTACTTATGAAAAATCACAGCATCCCTTACTTTACCGGGCCTTACAAGCTATGCATCGCGCCCGAATCAGTGACAATCGTCCCTTTGGCAAGCTAATGGGAGATGCAGTGCAATCCGCTCTACAAACCTTGATGGTCGTCGGGGGGTTTATCATCATGTTCTCAGTCTTACTTCAAATGATGCAGACAGTTGGCATCACCAATTTATTAAACCGGATTCTCTTTTTACTATTGGGTCCCGTTGGATTTACGGATGCGATGGGTAAAGCTGGTTTGGCTGGGTTGTTTGAAGTAACAATGGGTGCCCAAAACACTAGTGAAATTCAGGATATCTCTATGATGACGAAAGCAGCTATTACGGCTGCCATCATATCTTGGGGTGGTCTAAGCGTCCATGCCCAAGTTGCAAGCATATTGAGCAAAACGGATATTAGTGTAAAGCCTTATCTCATCGGTCGAGCTATACACGCTACTTTAGCAGCTTTTTTAACTATCGTTTTCTGGAAGCCACTTACTATCATTACTCAAAATGTAAATACGAGCATCCCAGCATTTTTACCTAGTGAACACTTACTACAAGCTAAGTCGTGGTGGTTAATCTTTTCACAAATGAGCACCATTGCAGCTTGTATCGCAATCGTCTTATTTCTAATATGTTTCTTACTACACAAGCTATGGAAGCAATAA
- the rpmF gene encoding 50S ribosomal protein L32 yields the protein MAVPQRRTSKTRKRLRRTHFKLEIPGMVKCDNCGEHKLAHRVCASCGTYKGKKVVQ from the coding sequence ATGGCAGTACCTCAACGTAGAACTTCCAAAACTCGTAAAAGATTGCGTCGTACGCACTTCAAATTAGAGATTCCAGGTATGGTTAAATGCGATAACTGCGGCGAACACAAACTAGCTCACCGCGTATGCGCAAGCTGCGGAACTTACAAAGGTAAGAAAGTGGTTCAATAA
- the plsX gene encoding phosphate acyltransferase PlsX → MRISLDAMGGDHAPRSAVEGALEAIAVEPSLQIVLVGDESAIGNYLPTPRPSNIEILHTTEKIATDEEPVKAVRRKKDSSLVKAVELARQEEVEAVISAGNTGALMTAGLLVTGRMKGIERPALAAMIPKIKGGVTLVLDVGANMDAKPQHLVQYAIMGSLYVEKVLGIKQPRVGLLNVGTEEAKGNELAKSTFPLLKESPVHFIGNVEARDLLEDACDVLVCEGFSGNILLKNTEGTALAIFSQLKRELTSTLMNKLAAAILKPSLKRFANRMDYAEYGGAPMLGLKRPVFKAHGSSDAKAFKNALLAAARFCKSDVNQLILKELQIDHSGKGEKE, encoded by the coding sequence TTGCGTATTTCACTTGATGCCATGGGGGGCGATCATGCACCCCGCAGTGCTGTAGAAGGAGCTCTGGAGGCTATCGCTGTTGAACCCTCCTTACAAATTGTTTTAGTTGGGGATGAATCAGCTATTGGCAACTATCTGCCTACACCCCGTCCATCTAATATTGAGATTTTACATACAACAGAAAAAATAGCAACAGATGAAGAACCGGTCAAAGCAGTACGCCGTAAAAAAGATTCTTCCTTAGTGAAAGCTGTTGAGCTAGCACGTCAAGAGGAAGTAGAAGCGGTCATTTCAGCTGGTAACACCGGCGCGCTGATGACAGCTGGCTTACTTGTGACTGGACGTATGAAGGGAATTGAGCGTCCAGCTCTTGCTGCGATGATTCCTAAGATTAAGGGTGGGGTTACTTTGGTGCTTGATGTTGGTGCCAATATGGATGCCAAACCGCAACACCTTGTGCAATATGCCATTATGGGTAGCCTTTATGTAGAAAAAGTCTTAGGAATTAAACAACCACGTGTTGGACTACTAAATGTCGGTACGGAAGAAGCAAAAGGTAATGAGCTGGCAAAAAGCACCTTTCCTTTGCTAAAAGAGAGTCCGGTACATTTTATTGGAAACGTAGAAGCACGAGACTTATTAGAGGATGCTTGCGATGTGCTGGTATGTGAAGGCTTCTCTGGCAACATATTATTAAAAAACACAGAGGGAACGGCATTAGCAATATTCTCCCAGTTGAAACGTGAGCTTACTTCAACTCTCATGAATAAACTGGCTGCTGCTATTTTAAAACCAAGTCTAAAGCGTTTTGCTAACCGCATGGACTATGCAGAGTATGGTGGTGCGCCGATGCTTGGATTGAAACGACCTGTCTTTAAGGCGCATGGTTCATCCGATGCAAAAGCTTTTAAAAATGCCCTGCTTGCAGCGGCGCGTTTTTGCAAGTCTGATGTCAATCAGCTCATCTTGAAGGAGCTACAGATCGATCATAGCGGAAAAGGGGAAAAAGAATGA
- the fapR gene encoding transcription factor FapR — MPKIARIAKRDRQRQLVDSLERNPFATDEDLATMFDVSIQTIRLDRLELGIPELRERIKTVAEKSLDPVKSLGIEEVIGEVIDLQLDDYGISVLEITEEHVFHRTQIARGHYIFAQANSLAVAVIDADVALTATARMRFIRPVKQGEKLVAKAVVRSTEGDESKVRVETKVQGENVFTATFRVFRIRE; from the coding sequence GTGCCGAAAATCGCTCGCATAGCAAAGAGAGATCGTCAAAGACAGCTCGTGGATAGTCTGGAACGAAATCCATTCGCTACGGATGAAGATTTGGCTACGATGTTTGATGTTAGCATTCAAACAATCAGGCTGGATCGTTTAGAGCTAGGCATACCGGAATTACGTGAACGGATTAAGACTGTTGCAGAAAAAAGTTTGGATCCAGTCAAATCACTAGGAATTGAAGAAGTGATTGGCGAAGTAATAGATCTACAGTTGGATGATTATGGAATTTCTGTTTTAGAAATAACAGAGGAGCATGTGTTTCATCGAACACAAATTGCTCGTGGGCATTACATTTTTGCTCAAGCCAACTCCCTGGCCGTTGCTGTCATCGACGCGGATGTTGCTTTAACGGCTACAGCCCGCATGCGTTTTATCCGACCTGTGAAGCAAGGTGAGAAGCTAGTTGCCAAGGCTGTGGTTCGTTCTACGGAAGGGGACGAAAGCAAGGTGCGCGTCGAAACGAAGGTCCAAGGAGAAAATGTGTTTACTGCTACCTTCAGGGTGTTTCGTATCCGGGAGTAG
- a CDS encoding beta-ketoacyl-ACP synthase III — protein MNGLRPVGILATGSYTPDKVLSNADLEKIVETSDEWITSRTGIRERRICAEDQASSDLAYEAAVRALNKANISAEEIDMIIVATVTPDHSFPSTSCILQERLGAKKASAIDLSAACTGFIYGVTTATQFIANGMYRYVLVIGVESLSKITNYEDRNTCVLFGDGAGAAVLGPVPEGMGFKAFDLGADGSGAKLLSLPAGGSRYPVSKETVENKMHYLSMTGNEVFKFAVRVMNSATETVLTKAGLEKEAIDLLVPHQANLRIIDSAVKRFGLSEDKVVINLDRYGNMSSASIPVALDEAIQSGRVKEGDNVILVGFGGGLTWGAALLTWCTREQNGE, from the coding sequence ATGAATGGATTACGTCCTGTAGGAATCCTGGCAACAGGCTCCTATACACCTGATAAAGTGTTAAGTAATGCCGATTTGGAAAAGATCGTGGAAACCTCTGACGAATGGATTACCTCTCGTACTGGAATTCGTGAACGCCGAATTTGTGCGGAAGACCAAGCTTCTTCAGACCTAGCCTATGAAGCTGCTGTGAGAGCGCTGAACAAGGCAAATATTAGTGCTGAAGAGATTGACATGATCATTGTGGCAACAGTAACCCCAGACCATTCTTTCCCATCTACATCATGCATATTACAAGAAAGATTGGGTGCTAAGAAAGCGTCAGCAATAGATCTTTCAGCAGCATGCACTGGCTTCATTTACGGGGTAACGACTGCTACACAATTTATCGCGAATGGCATGTATCGTTATGTGCTGGTAATCGGGGTAGAGTCATTGTCCAAAATTACAAACTATGAAGATCGAAATACATGCGTACTGTTTGGTGACGGTGCAGGAGCCGCTGTTCTTGGTCCTGTTCCAGAGGGAATGGGCTTTAAAGCATTTGATCTAGGCGCGGATGGATCTGGCGCCAAGTTATTAAGTCTACCAGCTGGCGGTTCACGTTACCCAGTTTCGAAAGAGACAGTAGAGAACAAAATGCACTATTTGAGCATGACAGGCAATGAAGTCTTTAAATTTGCCGTGCGTGTAATGAACAGTGCAACTGAAACGGTTTTAACAAAAGCAGGTTTAGAAAAGGAAGCAATCGATCTCTTGGTACCACATCAAGCGAATCTACGTATCATTGATTCAGCTGTGAAACGGTTTGGCTTGTCAGAAGATAAAGTGGTAATTAACTTGGATCGCTATGGAAATATGTCGTCTGCCTCTATTCCTGTTGCATTGGATGAAGCAATCCAATCGGGAAGAGTAAAAGAAGGAGACAATGTTATTCTCGTTGGCTTTGGTGGCGGCTTGACTTGGGGAGCAGCGCTGCTTACATGGTGCACACGTGAGCAAAACGGCGAATAA
- a CDS encoding YceD family protein, with protein MNIKLIELHHRKGEPLPFQTNLDSQDLKKRHQEIRDLSPVSVTGEAVELGGLIYIKGEIQAEAKFVCARCLTPYTEQLSIPFSETFAPNTSDIEFDEDSDIHQVTGEEIELDPFLEEDFLLSISAFPLCSKDCEGLCSNCGINRNEQSCNCSTERIDPRLEALKKFFIQAEE; from the coding sequence ATGAATATTAAACTAATAGAATTGCACCACAGAAAAGGAGAACCACTTCCTTTTCAAACAAACTTGGATTCCCAGGATTTAAAGAAGCGTCATCAAGAGATTCGAGACTTATCACCCGTAAGCGTTACGGGAGAGGCTGTGGAGCTCGGTGGCTTAATCTATATCAAGGGAGAAATACAAGCAGAAGCTAAGTTCGTTTGTGCGCGTTGCTTGACACCGTACACGGAACAGCTTTCGATTCCTTTTTCTGAAACCTTTGCGCCGAATACATCCGATATCGAATTCGATGAGGATAGCGATATTCATCAGGTGACTGGCGAAGAGATCGAGTTGGACCCGTTCCTGGAAGAAGACTTCCTGTTGTCGATTTCAGCGTTTCCATTGTGCTCCAAGGATTGTGAGGGACTGTGCTCGAATTGCGGAATCAACCGCAATGAACAGTCATGCAATTGTTCCACAGAACGTATTGATCCGCGTTTAGAAGCTCTAAAGAAATTCTTCATTCAAGCAGAAGAATAA
- a CDS encoding SepM family pheromone-processing serine protease, protein MQNEHQSNERLRQTNKRNVAVLVAMIIMILMVMSTYIPMPYYVQRAGTAKELAPMITVEGGVKDEKGTFMLTTVRMSRATPLWYVYAQFSKDADLISDKFITAQGESDEDYAKRELLVMQRSQQVAEAVALKKAGYPVKMEDQGVLVLSVMDGFPAKKVLKVGDVITSLNDKPVKNKNDLFLLLEGKKAGDAIQLQFKRDGKEEQAELILVQLPENNGATSHRAGFGITPQDQKRILFDKKITIAANNIGGPSAGLMFTLEIYNQLRSEIDITRGYRIAGTGEMNSDGTIGRIGGINHKVIAADAAGAEIFFAPNDTSGDKSNYEIAVETAKRIHTSMRIVPVKTVDDALQYLQHLKPKGTE, encoded by the coding sequence ATGCAAAACGAACATCAATCGAACGAGCGCTTAAGACAAACTAATAAACGTAATGTAGCCGTCCTTGTAGCTATGATCATCATGATTCTGATGGTTATGAGTACCTATATTCCTATGCCTTATTATGTTCAGCGCGCTGGAACGGCAAAAGAGCTTGCCCCCATGATTACTGTAGAGGGTGGCGTGAAGGACGAGAAGGGCACATTTATGTTGACCACCGTACGTATGTCCCGAGCAACACCTTTATGGTATGTATACGCACAATTTTCTAAGGATGCTGATCTTATTTCAGATAAATTTATTACGGCTCAGGGTGAAAGCGATGAAGATTACGCAAAACGAGAGCTATTGGTCATGCAACGCTCTCAACAGGTTGCAGAAGCGGTTGCTCTTAAAAAAGCAGGTTATCCAGTCAAAATGGAAGATCAAGGAGTCCTAGTTTTGTCTGTTATGGATGGCTTTCCAGCTAAAAAAGTATTAAAGGTAGGCGATGTCATTACCTCGCTAAACGACAAGCCTGTGAAAAATAAGAATGACCTATTCCTCTTATTAGAAGGAAAGAAAGCGGGGGATGCCATCCAATTGCAATTTAAACGGGATGGTAAGGAAGAGCAAGCGGAATTAATTTTGGTTCAATTACCAGAAAATAACGGAGCTACGTCCCATCGAGCTGGATTCGGTATTACACCACAGGATCAAAAGCGTATCCTATTTGATAAAAAAATAACGATTGCCGCTAATAATATTGGGGGACCATCCGCAGGCTTAATGTTTACCTTGGAAATTTATAATCAATTGCGCTCAGAAATCGATATAACGCGTGGCTATCGTATCGCTGGAACGGGTGAAATGAATTCGGATGGTACAATAGGGCGGATCGGGGGTATCAATCATAAGGTTATCGCCGCTGATGCCGCAGGAGCAGAAATATTTTTTGCACCAAACGATACGAGCGGCGATAAATCAAACTATGAAATAGCGGTGGAAACAGCGAAACGTATTCACACTTCTATGCGGATTGTACCAGTAAAGACGGTAGATGATGCACTTCAGTATCTACAGCACCTAAAGCCAAAGGGAACAGAGTAA
- a CDS encoding patatin-like phospholipase family protein: protein MTDKKRPTIGLALGAGGARGFAHIGILKVLEEHDIPVDYIAGSSMGSLVGAFYANGMKPDMMEKLAINLKRKHWLDLVVPHMGLVAGQKIKEIIRLLTHGKNIEELQIPLAIVATDIETGERVVFTEGPVDIAVRSSIAMPGIFVPEQVNGRMLVDGGVIDRVPITVTKEMGADLVLAIDVANFDTKMKVSTIFDVIAQTIDVMEREILRHRMLSADLVIRPDVGHIGSLSFTQIDSIVELGELAARMHVDQIKEMIKNWEETDAKRTSIERALKTN from the coding sequence ATGACAGACAAGAAACGACCAACCATTGGTTTAGCACTTGGTGCTGGTGGTGCACGTGGTTTTGCTCATATCGGCATCCTAAAAGTACTTGAAGAACATGATATTCCTGTTGATTATATAGCAGGGAGTAGTATGGGGAGCTTGGTAGGGGCCTTTTATGCCAATGGGATGAAACCAGACATGATGGAAAAATTGGCGATAAATCTAAAACGCAAGCACTGGCTAGATTTGGTTGTCCCTCATATGGGATTAGTAGCCGGTCAAAAGATAAAAGAAATCATTCGCTTATTGACTCATGGCAAAAATATTGAAGAACTACAAATCCCCTTGGCAATCGTAGCAACAGATATAGAAACGGGAGAGCGAGTTGTTTTTACAGAGGGACCGGTGGATATCGCTGTTCGTTCCAGCATTGCTATGCCAGGAATTTTTGTACCAGAACAGGTAAACGGCAGGATGCTGGTGGATGGTGGTGTTATTGATCGGGTACCGATAACAGTTACGAAAGAAATGGGTGCTGATCTAGTCTTGGCAATTGATGTAGCCAATTTTGATACTAAAATGAAAGTGTCAACCATCTTTGATGTGATTGCCCAGACGATTGATGTAATGGAACGGGAGATTTTGCGCCACCGGATGCTATCCGCAGATTTGGTTATTCGTCCAGATGTAGGCCACATTGGTAGCTTGTCGTTTACACAAATAGATTCTATTGTGGAATTAGGAGAGCTAGCGGCTCGTATGCATGTTGATCAAATTAAAGAGATGATAAAGAATTGGGAGGAAACAGATGCAAAACGAACATCAATCGAACGAGCGCTTAAGACAAACTAA
- the fabD gene encoding ACP S-malonyltransferase, translated as MNKLAFVFPGQGSQFVGMGAQLCEESSAAKAIFSQADEALGFSLSHLCFEGPEEELRLTVNTQPAILTMSVAVLRVLQEKCPDLKPDFVAGHSLGEYSALAAAGAISFTDAVKTVRARGQFMEQAVPAGQGAMAAVLNMDRQNLRSICEQVTEAGYPVQLANMNCPGQIVISGSAEGVEKAGVLAKEAGAKRVMPLNVSGPFHSSLMQPAAELLQAVLADIEINDANVSVVTNVTARPVTKSSEITTSLVEQVSSPVLWEDSVAWMIEQGVTTFVEIGPGKVLAGLVKKIAPKEANIKIFSLQDMDSLTEFVGGGEAC; from the coding sequence TTGAATAAACTAGCATTTGTTTTTCCAGGACAAGGCTCTCAGTTTGTTGGAATGGGAGCACAGTTATGTGAAGAATCATCAGCGGCAAAAGCGATTTTTAGTCAGGCGGATGAAGCGTTAGGCTTCTCGCTTTCACATCTTTGTTTTGAAGGACCTGAAGAGGAGTTGCGTTTGACAGTAAACACGCAACCAGCTATTTTGACCATGAGCGTTGCTGTTCTCAGGGTTTTACAAGAAAAATGCCCTGATCTGAAGCCGGATTTCGTGGCAGGACACAGTTTGGGCGAGTATTCTGCACTGGCAGCTGCTGGAGCAATCAGCTTTACTGATGCTGTGAAAACCGTACGAGCTCGTGGACAATTTATGGAACAAGCAGTGCCTGCTGGCCAAGGGGCTATGGCAGCTGTACTTAATATGGACCGCCAAAATTTGCGAAGCATATGTGAACAAGTTACCGAAGCCGGATATCCTGTTCAGCTTGCAAATATGAACTGCCCAGGACAAATTGTAATTTCAGGTAGTGCTGAAGGTGTAGAAAAAGCAGGAGTACTGGCAAAAGAAGCGGGCGCTAAACGCGTCATGCCACTAAATGTTAGCGGACCTTTCCATTCTTCTTTAATGCAACCAGCTGCTGAGCTTTTACAAGCTGTTTTGGCTGATATCGAAATAAACGATGCCAACGTATCAGTAGTGACGAATGTTACGGCACGTCCTGTGACGAAATCTAGTGAAATCACTACGAGCTTGGTTGAACAGGTATCTTCTCCTGTTCTTTGGGAAGATTCGGTTGCTTGGATGATCGAGCAAGGCGTGACTACGTTTGTTGAGATCGGTCCAGGAAAAGTATTAGCTGGTCTGGTGAAAAAAATTGCACCAAAAGAAGCCAACATAAAAATCTTTAGCCTGCAAGACATGGATTCACTTACTGAATTCGTTGGAGGAGGAGAAGCATGTTAA
- the rsmD gene encoding 16S rRNA (guanine(966)-N(2))-methyltransferase RsmD, translating to MRVISGEHRGRPLATVPGTSTRPTTDKVKESIFNMIGPYFDGEWALDLYAGTGGLGIEALSRGAAKAIFVDSDSKAFSTVKQNLKTMRLDEQSEVYKIDSARALKVLSTRGVQFDLVFLDPPYAKQKLEQEIEQLQQLHLVAADAWIVTEHDSKLTLPEQIGLCEQYRCSTYGDTKVTIYRYTVEGDS from the coding sequence ATGAGAGTGATTTCAGGAGAACACAGAGGTCGTCCGCTAGCCACTGTACCTGGTACAAGTACAAGGCCCACAACAGACAAAGTAAAGGAATCCATCTTTAACATGATAGGACCTTATTTTGATGGGGAATGGGCTTTGGATCTATATGCAGGGACAGGGGGCTTAGGGATTGAAGCTCTTAGTCGCGGTGCTGCTAAAGCGATTTTTGTAGACAGTGATAGTAAAGCTTTCAGCACGGTCAAACAAAATCTTAAAACCATGCGATTGGATGAGCAGTCAGAGGTTTATAAAATTGATTCAGCACGTGCCCTTAAGGTACTTTCTACTCGTGGAGTACAATTTGATCTGGTATTTCTCGATCCTCCTTATGCGAAGCAAAAGCTTGAGCAAGAGATTGAACAACTACAACAGTTACATTTAGTAGCCGCTGATGCTTGGATTGTGACGGAGCATGACTCAAAGCTAACCTTGCCTGAGCAAATTGGATTGTGTGAGCAATATCGCTGCTCTACCTATGGAGATACTAAGGTTACCATTTATCGCTATACAGTGGAAGGAGATTCCTAG
- a CDS encoding nucleotidyltransferase, translating to MKTVGLIVEYNPLHNGHKLHFSLAKKKTGADACVAVMSGNFLQRGEPAIVSKWARTEMALRLGVDLVIELPTLFATSNAELFAHGAVSLLDRIGVVDTLCFGSESGDISWMKQAAQLLAHETPEFSHLLKAGLRDGLPYPKAYAEAAHMYLADRGIHGTTLDQPNNILGFNYLLSLARLNSKIVPVTIQRQKAGYHQETITDEQIASATALRKILTDKQQSVATVASYVPKTTIDVLQREWNSGLCPMSWEDFVHPVFHRLLQLTPQKLAAYHEIEEGMEYRLLESVRRSKTVAEVITSAKSKRYTQNRIQRMLLNVLLDVTKEQISTFNLRHGASYARVLGFSQKGRELLQQAKQKSAIPLYTNVRDGLHPMLDIDIRSNALYRLAHPTCIEQPFLEEYRRIPLQITPEQ from the coding sequence ATGAAAACAGTGGGCCTTATAGTAGAATACAACCCTTTGCATAATGGACACAAGCTTCATTTTTCGTTAGCGAAAAAAAAGACAGGGGCTGACGCCTGTGTCGCGGTCATGAGCGGTAACTTTTTACAACGGGGTGAACCTGCCATCGTTTCGAAATGGGCTCGAACCGAGATGGCTCTTCGTTTAGGTGTTGATCTGGTAATTGAACTTCCCACCCTCTTTGCCACCTCTAACGCTGAGTTGTTTGCCCATGGCGCAGTCTCGCTGTTAGATCGGATCGGTGTAGTAGATACGCTATGCTTTGGTAGTGAAAGTGGAGACATTAGTTGGATGAAACAAGCGGCACAGCTGCTAGCGCATGAAACACCTGAATTTTCTCATTTACTAAAAGCAGGTCTACGTGATGGTCTCCCTTACCCTAAGGCGTACGCTGAAGCAGCTCACATGTACCTCGCTGATCGTGGCATTCACGGTACCACCCTCGATCAACCAAATAATATACTCGGTTTTAACTATCTCCTATCGCTGGCTAGGTTAAACAGCAAAATTGTACCTGTCACCATTCAACGCCAAAAAGCAGGCTACCATCAAGAAACGATCACAGACGAGCAGATAGCCAGCGCTACTGCTTTGCGAAAAATATTGACAGATAAACAGCAAAGTGTAGCTACAGTCGCCTCTTACGTACCTAAAACTACCATAGATGTGTTGCAACGTGAATGGAATTCGGGACTTTGTCCTATGAGTTGGGAGGATTTCGTTCATCCTGTATTCCATCGTCTCTTACAGCTCACTCCACAAAAACTTGCCGCGTACCATGAAATTGAAGAAGGCATGGAATACCGGCTCCTTGAATCGGTACGGCGATCAAAAACAGTTGCAGAGGTGATCACTTCCGCCAAAAGTAAGCGATATACACAAAACCGCATTCAACGTATGTTACTTAACGTGTTACTCGATGTGACAAAAGAACAAATATCTACTTTCAACCTCCGACATGGGGCCTCATACGCCCGTGTGCTTGGGTTCAGCCAGAAAGGAAGAGAATTACTCCAGCAGGCTAAACAAAAAAGTGCAATCCCTCTCTACACGAATGTACGAGATGGATTGCACCCTATGCTTGATATTGATATTCGCTCAAATGCTTTGTACCGTTTGGCGCATCCTACTTGCATCGAGCAGCCCTTTTTGGAGGAATATCGACGAATTCCTTTACAAATCACACCTGAGCAATAG
- the coaD gene encoding pantetheine-phosphate adenylyltransferase encodes MRIAVCPGSFDPVTYGHLDIIKRGAKIFDKVIVAVLVNSNKKPLFTLEERMALLREVTAEYSNVEVDTFNGLLIDYMQRKEARVLLKGLRAVSDFEYEMQMASINRKLDDEIETLFVMTNNQYSFLSSSIVKELAKYDANVTDLVPPIVEQSMRLKFQELQGNS; translated from the coding sequence ATGAGAATAGCAGTTTGCCCAGGCAGTTTTGATCCGGTTACATATGGGCATTTAGATATCATTAAGCGTGGAGCTAAAATTTTTGACAAGGTAATTGTAGCTGTACTGGTTAATTCAAATAAAAAACCATTATTTACACTAGAAGAGCGTATGGCATTATTACGTGAGGTAACCGCTGAGTATTCTAATGTAGAAGTAGATACATTTAATGGTTTGTTAATTGATTATATGCAAAGAAAAGAAGCACGGGTTTTGTTAAAAGGCTTGCGAGCAGTATCTGACTTTGAATATGAAATGCAAATGGCCTCGATTAATCGTAAGCTAGATGACGAGATTGAAACACTATTTGTCATGACAAATAATCAATATTCTTTCTTGAGTTCAAGCATTGTAAAGGAACTCGCCAAGTACGATGCCAATGTAACTGATCTGGTGCCACCGATTGTAGAGCAATCAATGCGGTTAAAATTTCAGGAATTACAGGGAAATAGCTAG